The DNA region AGAGCCCTCGGTCGCGATCGCGATGAAGCGTGGGCGGGGACCGTTTTTAAGGCGGCCGGCGATTTCCAGCGCCGCAGTGGATTGTCCGCCCCGGAACAACTGCGCATCCATCAAAACGGCATCGAAAACTTTTCCTCCATCCACGAGTGCGAGCGCCCTCTTTTCATCGTCGGCGAAATCCACGACGCAGCCGAGACAGCACAGCAGTTCTTCCATGAGCAGCCGGTTCGTCGGATCGTCCTCGATGACCAGAACACGGTGTGAGCCTGGTGAGTCGTCGGTGTGGCAATCGGAGCATTCGGCTTTGATGGTGAAAAAAAAGGTCGAGCCTTCGCCTGCCGCGCTGACGAAACCGATTTCACCACCGAGCGCACCCACGAGTCTTTGCGTGATCGCCAGGCCCAGGCCCGTGCCTCCGTATGAACGCGTGGTCGATGTGTCCGCCTGACTGAAGACTTTGAAAATGCGGTCGTGCCGGTCTTTCGGAATGCCGATCCCGGAGTCGCGAACGCTGAAACGCAACGTCGCCGGATGCTTCGGATCGTTGGAGGGATCGCTGTCCGCCGAGATCACAATGCTGCCCTCTTTGGTGAATTTCAGCGCGTTGCCCACCAGGTTGACGAAGATCTGGCGAAGGCGCGTGGCGTCCGTCGCGATTGTCTTCGGGCAGTCTTGGGCGAACTCCAGTTGTATCCGGATATTTTTTTGCTTCGCGCGTTCCTGAAACATCTCAAGCAGCTCCGTGAGCCAGGGTCGGAGTTCGATGGCCTCGTGATACAACTCCAGCTGGCCGGCCTCGATCTTCGAGTAGTCCAGGATCTCGCCGATGATGTCGCGCAGGCTCTCGCCGCTGGTGGAGATTTGTTTGAGCCACTCGCGCTCTTTCGGGAGCAGATTCGATTCGCGGAGGAGCTGGGCGAACCCCAGCACCGCGTTGAGCGGTGTGCGAATCTCGTGGCTCATCATCGCCAGAAATTCAGTCTTGGCGCGGTCGGCGTTTTCAGCGCGCTCCTTCGCGGCACGCATTTCGTGCTCCATCTTTTTGCGCACGGTGATTTCCACGCCGGAGAAAATCACTTCGCACACGACGTCCTTTTCCAGGCGCGGGCTGAGGTGAGCGAGAAAAGTCAGACTGCCATCGACCGAGGTGCCTTCGTACGAACACTGATCGCCGCTCCACGCGCGTTGATACACCGCATCCATCTCGCGCGCCTGGATTGGATCGAGAAATTCTCCCAGCAACCGGCCTTCGACCCGCTCGGGGAGCCAGCCCAGGCGCGTGGCCAGCCGGCCCCGGCACAGCGTGTGCGCAAAACCTTTTTCCGTTTTGTGAAAGCAGAGCGTCATGCCTTCCTGCATCTCGAGCGTGCGCTGGTAATAATTGCTCAGCGAACGCATGCGCTCCTCGGATTCGCGGCGGAGTTTCTCGTTGGTCTCAGTCAGCTCGGCGGAGGCCGTTTCCAGAGTCTGCTCGATCAACCGGCGGTCCTGCTCGTGGTCCGCGTAGGCGCGGGAGACAGCTTCAAGCAATGCGCGGCAGCCCGCGTCTTCGGCAAGCGCGGGGGAAAACTTACGGAGCTGGCGTGCGAGCAGCGGGTGCATCTTAGGTTTCTTCGAATACGGTCAGGGTCATCGTCTGGTTGTGCAGGTCGCAGCCGTGGACCAGGCCCGAGGGAGAGATTTCACCATAGGAATAAAAACCAACCGCGCTCGCGTTCGAGCCCATGCGGCCGACCACGGCCTCCACTTCTTCTTCCACACGCTGGCCCATGACGAGTTTGCGGCCGACGCAGCTCACCAGCACGACGAGCCGGGTGGCATCGCCGCCTTCTCGCAGCGCCATGGCCGCCGCATTTTCGGCACCCGTGACGAGAGCGTCGCAGTTGGCCTTCATGAGGCGCGCGTACTGGCCTTGAGGCAGATCGCCCGCAAACACCAGCGACTGGGTCGCCTCGTCAACCGCGAGAATGGTGCGCACGACGCCCTCTTTCTCATCGCGGCGGGAAAGCAGCTGTAGAGGGAAAAGCAGTCCGGAAGACGGGAGTTTATCCGCGAGCTCACCGAGGTAGCGTTTGTACACGGCAAGCGCGGGCTGGTCGTCGAGCGAGTAAAGCACGTTGCCTTCGGAGCGCGTGATCAAACGGGTCGGACCAAACGGTTCCCAGCCGCCAGCGGAGCCCGGAGCGATATTCAAACGGGCGCCATAAAATCCAATGCCCACCACTTTTTGGGCACCGATATCGTTTCCAAGTCCGACAAAAGTTTTTTCGAACCGCGCCCCATCACCGGCTAGTCCGCCACTGGCGAGCACGCCAGCGGGCAGGGCTTCGCGCAATCCGGCGGTGAGCGTGGTGCCGTTAACCTTGAGCCCGTCGCTCAGGACGAGCACGTGGCGAAGGCCGGGAGCCACGAGTTGCGCGCCCAGTTCGCGACCGGCCGAAAAACTATCCTGCGGGCTGGCGACTGCCACCGATGCGCCCCGCACCGTCGCGTGCTCGAACATGATCAGCGAGGCCACCAAGCCATCGTCGCCGACGGTCTGTCCGGTGATTTCGCCCGCGGAGCTGCAGCCTGCGCAAACCGCGTCGGGAAAAGCGGCGTGGAGCGCATGAACTGGCGAGTCGGGCTGAGCGAGCACGTCACGGCCGCCGAAATAGAGGATGAGTTGAACCGGGCCGGTGACCGATGAGGGCGGACGGTTCCAGCCGGAACCGGGCTGCCAGCTGAGTGTATGGATTTTCATTTTTTGGGCGGGTAATTGAATGAGCAGACGGGGACGATGCGTGGCGGCTTAGGTCACGGGGGCGCTTGCGCCGATTTGCCGGAGCGCATCGATCACGGCGCGCATCTCCTGCTCGAACTCAGGAGCGGCGGCATCGATCTGTTCCCAGTTGGCGGAGGCCGCGGAGTTTTCCAGTGCTGCGAGAAGCGCCACGGCTTTGTCCGCCGAGAACATGCTGGTCGTGCCGCGCAGGGTGTGGGCGACGATGCCGGTTTCTTTGGCATCTCGCCGGGAGATGGCCGACAGGAGCCGATCACGAGATGCGGGAAACGCATCACAGAAGGAACCGGCCAGTTTGCGGAGGAGTTTTTGATTACCGCCCATGCGCTTGAGCGCGGATTCAAGATTCACGCAGCTGGACAGGACCGGAGCAAATGTAGCGGGCTCAACGGGGGCGGAGGCTGATGCGGCTGCTTTCGCGGGGCGAAGCCAGCGGGCCATTTTTTGTGCAAGCAGCGAGAGTTCGATGGGCTTGGTGAGGTAGTCATCCATGCCTGCGGCAAGACAGCGTTCGCGATCACCCTGCATGGCGTTGGCGGTGAGTGCTATGATCGGCTGATGCCGGTCCCCCTCCTGCGCGCGGATCGCCTGGGTCGCTGCGAAGCCATCCATCTCGGGCATGTGGCAATCCATTAAAACGAGATCGTAGGTGCGGGACGTAACCATCTCGACCGCCCGCAGGCCGTTCTCGGCGATATGGACCTCGCAACCCAGCTTCGCGAGGAGTTCGGAGGCGAGCAGCTGGTTGGTGGTGTTATCCTCCACGAGCAATATCGAGGCTCCGGGAAACTGCACGGAGGCGGGCCGCTGCGAGGCGTTTTCTGCGATGGGAGAATTCGCGGGCGCCGGAAAATCGGCGCCCGCTTCCTCGAGTGGCAATCTCACCCAGAACGTCGAGCCTTCGCCGAGACGGCTGGTGAGGCCGACGGAACCGCCCATCAGTGAGGCGAGCTGGCGGCAGATGGAAAGGCCGAGTCCCGAGCCACCGTACTCGCGCGAGGTCGAGCTCTCCGCCTGACTGTATTTTTCGAATACAAGAGCCTGCTTCTCCGGTCGTATGCCCACGCCGGTATCGGCCACGGCGATGACAAATTCAGGGGCCTGGCCGGGCGGACTGGCGGCGGGATCGACGGACACACCGATCGCGCCTTTGGGCGTGAATTTCAGAGCGTTGCCGATGAAATTAAGCACTATCTGCCGGAGCCGGGCGGGGTCACCCATCACGTAACGCGGGAGCGAGGGCGCGATTTTCAGATCGTAGCGCAGGCCCTTCTCCTCGGCGCGGCCGACGAACAGACGAACGGCTTCCTCGACGGTCGTGCGCAGGTCGAAACCGATTTTCTCCACGGCGAGCATGCCGGCCTCGATCTTCGAGTGGTCGAGCACGTCGTTGATGACGCTCATGAGCGATTCGGCGGAGCGCCGCAGGGTCTGCACGTACTGGAGCTGCTTGGTCGAGAGCGGTGTCTCCATGACGAGATTGGTCATGCCGATGATGCCGTTCATCGGTGTGCGGATTTCGTGGCTGATGGTGGCGAGGAAATCGCTTTTGGCGCGATTGGCCGACTCGGCGGCCTCCTTGGCCTTGAGCAAGGCCTGGGCGTGACGGTGGCGCTCGGTGATGTCGTGCCAGCCGGCGAGCAGTGCAGGCCGGTCGTTGATCACGACGGGCGTGAGACTGACTTCCACAAGGAAATTCTCGCCGTCGATGCGACGGTGCAGCCACTCGAACCGGTGATGGCCCTGGCTTCGCGCGAGTGCATCCATCTCCACGCATTTCTCGCAGGATTTGCGGCCGTCGGGCTGGAGTTCGGGCGAGAGGCGCGCGGGATGCTGGTGCAAAACCTCCGACTTCGAGCGGCACCGGAGCATGCGCACGGCAGCTTCGTTGCAATCGACGATTCCCGATTCGTCGAAGAGCAGATGGGCATCGAGGGAGTTTTGGAAAAGCACCCGGAAGCGTTCGTCGGCCTGACGGCGTTCGGTGATATCGTTGATCGTGCCGGCGGTGCCGGTGACCCGGCCATCATCGTCGAAGGTGAGACGGGCGTGAACCTCGACCCAGCGGTGACCGCCAGCGGCAGTGAGGTAGCGGACCTCGTGGCGGCAGTAATCTTTTTCGCGCGCGATCAAGGGCCTGAATTTCTCCATGTTACCTGGGACGTCCTCGTGATGGACGAAGTCGAGGAAGGGTTTGCCGAGGCTGTCGGCGACGCTGTGGCCGGTGATCTCCTGCCAGGCGGGGTTAAGAAACGTCCAGCGGCCGGCGGTATCTGTCTGGAAAAGCACTTCGCGGAGACTGTTGGCGACGATGCGGTAGTTGCGTTCGCTTTCGCGGAGCGCGAGATCGAGCTTGCGGCTCTCATCCATCTGGCGGCGCAGGGATTCGTTGAGCACGGTCTGCTCGCGATGACGCGCGTCGAGTTCGCTCGTGAGGTGGCTGGCGCTAGCGAGCGCCGCATCTTTTAATCGCACGATTTCCAGCAGATCGGAGATCGGATCATGCAAGGCAAAATCGGCCGGCGAAAGTCCGCTGCGGCTGAGTTCGTGCGGCGTGGTGACCCAGGGCGAGCCGAGGAAAACGAGCACCGGCGATAGCTCCACAAACTGGCCCCGCAAAATCACCTCACGACTGGCGGTGGCGAGGACGACGCTTTGGCGTGCGATGGAGCGCAGATTTTCGAAATGCAGTTCGAGCGGCGGGCGCACGATCTGAAAAATATCCGCAAAGACCGCGCCTTCGCGCATGGCCGGGCAGAGTTTCGTGAGGGAGCGTCCGCACTGGACGATCCGCAGGTCCGTATCGATTGCGAAGTGAAAGGGGAACGCCTCGGCGAACAATTGCGGCGTCAAGGTGAGGTCGGCGCTGGTCATGGCTGGTGGCCGCTCGCGCGTTGAACACGGATGGAATCGGAGGAAGCGGCCATGAATGTTTTCGCCGGTGTCATCGGGAGGCGGTGACGATCGATGCGGGTTCCGGGACGAGCGGGAGCTGGATGGTGACGGTACACCCACCGCCGGCGCAGCTCTCGACCTGCAGGTAGCCGCCGTGCAAATCGGCGATGCGCTGGGCAGTGACGAGCCCTAGACCCAGGCCTTCGTGCGCGTATTTTTTGCGATCAAATTGAGAGTAACTGCCGATGCGCGCTATCTGCTCGGGCGACATGCCGCGGCCTTGATCGACGATGCGGATCGAATAGCCGACCGGATTGCACTCCATGAGAACGCGCACGTGGGTGCCGGGCTTCGAGAATTTGAAGGCGTTATCGATGATCTCCCCGGCGATGCGGCTTACAAAGTCGGTGGAGATCGCCAGCGTGCCGGGTGCCTTTTCCACCGTAAGATCGGCAGCGCGTTTGTAGTCAGCGGCGATCCTGGCCGCGATCGTAGCGATCAGCTCCGCGGGTCCGGATGTGCGAAGGGCGCGGGCCTTGGCGAGCTCGGCGGCGTTGAGCGCAATCAGCTCGGTGCTCGCAAAGGCGAGAAACCGGTCCGTGAGACGCTGGAGGCGTTGCGCGGAAACGATGATGTTATCGGCCATCTCGATCAGGCCGGCGGGATTCGCCTCGTGGGCATCGATCTTGATGATCTCCGCGCAGCCGATGATGCCGTTGAGCGGGGTGTTCAGTTCGTGGGGAAACGCGAGGCTGATGCTGGCGCGCAGTTCGAGCAGGGCGCGCTCCGCCTGGTTTTTCAGCTCGGCGCGTTTGCGCAGCTGGGCCTGCACCGCCGAGCGGAGTTCATCGACGGAGAAGGGCTTGTGGAGAAAATCGTCGGCGCCCCTGGACATGGCTTTGCGCACGTCTTTTTGTCCACCCGAGGCCGTGATCAAAATCAGCGGAATGGTTGCGGTGGCCGTCTTGGCACGCAGAGCATCGAGGATTTCATAGCCATCGGCCCCTTCCATCACGATATCCGAGATGATCACATCGACCGAGAGCCGCTGGCACATATCGAGTCCTTCCCGGGCGCTGGAGGCTTCGAAAACGGTGTAGCCGTCAGCGGAAAGATTAAACGCCATGTACTCCCGCATCAGGGGATCGTCATCGATGATCAGAACATGCTGGGGGTCCGATGCGGGTAGAGATGGAGGTGGCAGGGTATGCATGGGGCACCGGTACAAACATGGAGCGACGACGTGGCCGCCTGGCATGAGCAGACAGTCCGAAGAGTTATTCGACGCGGGACGGGGACCGCTTAAGCAGTTTGTGCAGTCTCTGGCGCGAATGGATCTTAGGCCGGTGACGAGAATCCGGCATGGACGGCAGCGCTCAGCCGCCGGCGGGGTAGATGCACTCGATCTCGATGCGGTCGCCGCAGGCGCAGGTGACGATGAGGCGGGTGACTTTGTCGCCTTGTTTCACGCACTCGACAGTCGGGCCGCCGGCCTGGGCATGGTCTTTGTGGACGCCGCCAATAGAAGTCGCTTTGGCGATGAAGCCAGGGTTGCTACCGGGAGGTGCCTGGAGCGAATCAGAGGAGGCGTGGGAGCGGCCGGAGAGAAAGGATTTCATCGGGGGAGGGACGAGTGAAAGGGGTTTAGTGCGAGCCGGCGAGACCGGGCGTGGGGGCAGGCGTGCGGGCGGAGCCGATCGTGGTTGTTGCGGGCGCGCGAGGAGCGGCGGCGGGGGTGGCGGGTTTGGGCGTGGCGGTGCCGGGTTTGGCGGGCTTTTCCGTATCCTTTTCCTTGGTACGGCCGACGGTGAGGCTGAGGGTGACGCGCTGCTGCGCTTCGGAATCTTTGGGCTGGTCAGGGAGCGGACGGGTGGCGGCGTAGCCAGTGACGCGGTCGATTTGTTCATCATCCACGGCGTAGTGCGTGAGGGCGCGGCGGGAGGCGTTGGCGCGGTCGGCGGAGAGTTCCCACGGAGTGTACTCGGGTTTCGGCAGATCGAGGCCGGGGCGGGTGTGGCCTTCGATGACGACGTGGAAGCGGTTGCGGTCGATCATCCAGGCGAGGCTTTGCATGACGAAGCGGCCCCATTCGGTGAACTCGGCGGTGTTTTTTTGAAAGATGGGCTGGCGGGCGCGGTCGAAGAGATTCACGCGGAGGCCGTCGCTGGTGACCTGGATGTCGATGGGTTTGTCGGCGAGGTCTTCGTCGAGCTGCATCATGCGGAAGAAGTCTTTCGCGATGGAGTTCAGGAACTGGAGATTAACGGCGTTGGAGGAGTCATCCTTGCCTTCGCCGGAGGCGTTGGATTTCGACGCTTTGCTGTCGAAAGGCATGACGCCGGAGGATGCCTTCATCGGCGAGTTAAAGGGATTCTGAAAATACTCGGAGGTGGCGATGAGGACTTCTTTGTCCTGCGAGCAGATCCACAAGACCATGAAAAGGGCCATCATCGCGGTAACGAAGTCCGCGTAGGCAACTTTCCAGGCTCCTCCTTTTCCGGCCATAACGAGTGATCAGCGAGGGTTACTTGCCCGGGGCGGGCATGGACTTGAGGGTGGTCTCGAGTTCGTCGGAACTCGGCTGGACGGTGCTGTCGAGCGAGCGGCGGGCGACTTCCACGGCGGTGAGCGGGGCGAGGCCTTTGGCGAAGCCGGCGACGGCGGAGAGGATGCAGCGCAGGTACTGGGTGTCGCCCTGATTCATGGTGTGGATACGGGCGGCGAGCGGGGCGATGAAGCCGTAGGATACGAAAATGCCGAGGAGCGTGCCGGTGAGGGCGGCGGCGACTTTTTCACCGACGGCCTCGGGGCCTTCGGCGATGGCGGACATGGTGTTGATGATGCCAAGAACGGCGGCGACGATGCCGATGGCGGGCATGGAATCGGCGACCATTTGAAGGGTGTGGACGGGGTGATCAGCCTCGGCGGACTTGGCGTCGAGTTCGGTGAGCATGAGGTCTTCGAGCTGGTCGGGCTTAATCTTGCCGTCGATGACGGGTTTCATGCCGTTGAGAAGAAACTGCATGCGCTCGTGATTGCCGGTGATGTTGGGGTATTTCGCGAAAATGGAAGAGCCCTTCGGATTGGTGACGTGTTCTTCGAGGGCGATCAGGCCGTTGCGGCGGCCGACCATAAAGATTTCATAGAGCATCTTGAGGAGATCGAAGTACTCCTTCTTGTCGGCGGCTTTGCCGAACATGGCGTGCTTGGTCTTGTGGACGATCTCTTTGATGATGTGGGCGGGGCTGGCGATGACGACGACACCGATGCCCACGCCGAGGATGACCACGAATTCGGAGACGTGCAGGAGCACGACGGGATTGCCGCCGGCGATCATGAACCCGCCGAGGGTCGATCCTAATACGATGAGAGCTCCGATGATGATGAGCATGGTGTGTTTCTAGGCGTTTCCCCCTAACGGCTCATCGGGCGCAGGGCTTTAGGCCTGCTTTGTAAAATGCCCGCGACAGTAACCGCGCGGCAGTTTTTTCCTCCCGTGATAATCACGGTTCAAACGCGGCACGTTGCTGGCAACGTGCACTGCAAATTCTTCCATCCCGACTCTGACGATACGTGATTTCTTAGCGGCTGCGCATGCGGTTGATGTAGGCGCGGAGGCTGAGGACGGTCTGGGCATGGATCTGGCAGATGCGGGACTCGGTGAGATCGAAGACGGCGGCGATTTCAGCGAGGCGCATGTTTTCAAAGTAGTACATGCCGAGGATCTTTTTTGGAATCTCGGGGAGCTCGGAGATGCGGTCGGCCATGAGCTTCATGAGCTCTTCCTTCTCCATGCGGTCACGGACGGAGACGTCTGCTTCGTCGGCAATGAGTTCGTGTAGGGAGGCGCCGTCGGAGTCTTCGTTGTCGGCGGTCTGGTCGATGGCGATGAAGCAGACGGGTTTGGCCTCTTCCATCCACTTGGCGTATTCCTTCGGCGTGAGGCCGAGGTGCTTGCGAACTTCTTCTTCGGAGGCGGCGCGGCCGAGCTTCTGCTCGAGTTCGTTGATGGATTCTTTGAGCTTCTTGGCCTTGGCTCGGGCGCGGCGTGGGCACCAGTCGAGGCGGCGGAGTTCGTCGAGGATCGCGCCGCGGATGCGGGTGGTGGCGTAACCGGCGAAAGTGTGGCCCTGCTCGGGGTCGTATTTGCGGACGGCGGCGATGAGGCCGGTGACGCCGACGGAGTAGAGGTCATCGACGTCGACGTGCGGGGGGAGATTCAACTTGATGCGGTCAACGACGTTACGGACGAGAGGGAGGTAGCGGACGATGAGCTCTTTTTCGTCGATCTTCTCGGACTGGGCACCTTGGTACACGCGCCAGGCGGTGGCGGGGGATGACTGGGTGGTCTCGGGAGCGTGGGCGAGGGCGGCGGAGGAAGCGTTTTTCATAAGAGCAGTGGTCAAGGAAGCGATTGAAGCGATGAGGTGGTGATGCGGGCAGAACCGAGGGACTTAGCGGTGGGCCGTGGGGTGGGTCTCGGTGATGCGTGAGCGGTGAATCATGTAACTGCCCAGACTTTTGCAGGGCTGATGCCAAGCGATTTACGGAATGCTCAAGACGCTATAAACCAGTGTCTTAAAAATCTTTTTTTCGCGGAAAAGGTTGGCTCAGGTTCCCGGACGAAACGGGAGGAAACACCTGCGGCAAAAATTGCCGTGGAGAGGGAGACGGTGGCGTCCTCCCCTGCCCTGCCGTCTACACGCATACCGCAGATCAAACGGTTCTGTGGCCAATTGGCTTACGGATAAGCCTCCTATCGACGCATTCGCTGAATCTCTAAAAGGCGAAATGCGTCGCCCGCCGCGATCCAGGGGCGGAAAGCGTTCATTGCTGCGGGAACCCGCAGGCTAGATCCGCCGCTTGGGACGCGAGGACTTCGCCGCGTCGATAAGACGCTTCGCGCGTACTGGCTCGCCGGGCTTTCTTAGTGACCTCGACGTCCTTCTTGCCGGCGCGCCGGGCGAGCCGCCAGCCCTCCTTTCCTCCCGCAGGTATTCACTTCATCCGGACGACGACCTTTCCTTTCGCCCGGCCTTTTTCGAGATAGGCCAGCGCCTCCTTCGCCTCGGCAAAGGGGAAGACCTTATCGATCACCGGCCGGATTTTGCCCGTTTTGATCAATTCGCCGATTTCCGCGAGCTGGCCGCCGTCGGGATGCACGAAGAGGAATGAATAGGCGGTGCCGGTTTTGCGCCCGGCGCGGATGATTTTTCCGCTCAACAAACCAAACACGAACTTCATGAAGAAATTCATGCCGCGCGCGCGGGCGATGGCGACGTCCGGCGGGCCGATGAGCGAGACGATCGAGCTATTCGGTTTCAGGATACGCAACGATTTCATCAGGGCGTCTCCGCGGACGGTGCCGAGCACGGCGTCGTAGCCCTGCAGCACGTCCTCGAACTGCTGCTTCTTGTAATCGACCACTTCGTCGGCGCCGAGACTGCGCACCAGCTCCACGCTGCCCGCGCTCACGGTCGTACCGACTTTGGCCCCGAGGTGTTTCGCTAGCTGGATCGCAAACGTGCCGATGCCGCCGGAACCCGCCGGGATGAACACCTTCTGGCCGCGCTTGAGTCGCGCGCGCTCCTTGAGCGCCTGCCAGGTCGTCAATCCGACCATCGGCACCGAGGCCGCCTGCACAAAATCGAGATTGGCCGGCTTGAGCGCGGCGGCGCTCTCCGGCACGACGGCGAAATCGGCGAGCGTTCCCGTGCCGAGGTCGAAGACGCTGGCGAAAACCGCGTCGCCCTTCTTGAAGCGAGTCACCCGGCTGCCCACCTCCACGACGACGCCCGCCACGTCGCTGCCCAATGTCGCGGGGAGTTGAAACCGGAGAAAGGGCTTAAACGGGCCCTTCGGGATCATCGTATCGACCGGATTCAATCCTGCGGCGTGGACCTCGACGAGCATCTCATCGGGCTTGAGTGAGGGACGGGGAAGGTCGGCGAACGCGAGGTTGTTGGCCTTGGCGTAACGGGTGAAGGTGAGGGCTTTCATAT from Nibricoccus aquaticus includes:
- a CDS encoding ATP-binding protein, encoding MHPLLARQLRKFSPALAEDAGCRALLEAVSRAYADHEQDRRLIEQTLETASAELTETNEKLRRESEERMRSLSNYYQRTLEMQEGMTLCFHKTEKGFAHTLCRGRLATRLGWLPERVEGRLLGEFLDPIQAREMDAVYQRAWSGDQCSYEGTSVDGSLTFLAHLSPRLEKDVVCEVIFSGVEITVRKKMEHEMRAAKERAENADRAKTEFLAMMSHEIRTPLNAVLGFAQLLRESNLLPKEREWLKQISTSGESLRDIIGEILDYSKIEAGQLELYHEAIELRPWLTELLEMFQERAKQKNIRIQLEFAQDCPKTIATDATRLRQIFVNLVGNALKFTKEGSIVISADSDPSNDPKHPATLRFSVRDSGIGIPKDRHDRIFKVFSQADTSTTRSYGGTGLGLAITQRLVGALGGEIGFVSAAGEGSTFFFTIKAECSDCHTDDSPGSHRVLVIEDDPTNRLLMEELLCCLGCVVDFADDEKRALALVDGGKVFDAVLMDAQLFRGGQSTAALEIAGRLKNGPRPRFIAIATEGSVTPELDSRWGIDALLLRPVDVAALSAELALVGARSLQTSPHR
- a CDS encoding FIST signal transduction protein, whose amino-acid sequence is MKIHTLSWQPGSGWNRPPSSVTGPVQLILYFGGRDVLAQPDSPVHALHAAFPDAVCAGCSSAGEITGQTVGDDGLVASLIMFEHATVRGASVAVASPQDSFSAGRELGAQLVAPGLRHVLVLSDGLKVNGTTLTAGLREALPAGVLASGGLAGDGARFEKTFVGLGNDIGAQKVVGIGFYGARLNIAPGSAGGWEPFGPTRLITRSEGNVLYSLDDQPALAVYKRYLGELADKLPSSGLLFPLQLLSRRDEKEGVVRTILAVDEATQSLVFAGDLPQGQYARLMKANCDALVTGAENAAAMALREGGDATRLVVLVSCVGRKLVMGQRVEEEVEAVVGRMGSNASAVGFYSYGEISPSGLVHGCDLHNQTMTLTVFEET
- a CDS encoding PAS domain S-box protein; the protein is MTSADLTLTPQLFAEAFPFHFAIDTDLRIVQCGRSLTKLCPAMREGAVFADIFQIVRPPLELHFENLRSIARQSVVLATASREVILRGQFVELSPVLVFLGSPWVTTPHELSRSGLSPADFALHDPISDLLEIVRLKDAALASASHLTSELDARHREQTVLNESLRRQMDESRKLDLALRESERNYRIVANSLREVLFQTDTAGRWTFLNPAWQEITGHSVADSLGKPFLDFVHHEDVPGNMEKFRPLIAREKDYCRHEVRYLTAAGGHRWVEVHARLTFDDDGRVTGTAGTINDITERRQADERFRVLFQNSLDAHLLFDESGIVDCNEAAVRMLRCRSKSEVLHQHPARLSPELQPDGRKSCEKCVEMDALARSQGHHRFEWLHRRIDGENFLVEVSLTPVVINDRPALLAGWHDITERHRHAQALLKAKEAAESANRAKSDFLATISHEIRTPMNGIIGMTNLVMETPLSTKQLQYVQTLRRSAESLMSVINDVLDHSKIEAGMLAVEKIGFDLRTTVEEAVRLFVGRAEEKGLRYDLKIAPSLPRYVMGDPARLRQIVLNFIGNALKFTPKGAIGVSVDPAASPPGQAPEFVIAVADTGVGIRPEKQALVFEKYSQAESSTSREYGGSGLGLSICRQLASLMGGSVGLTSRLGEGSTFWVRLPLEEAGADFPAPANSPIAENASQRPASVQFPGASILLVEDNTTNQLLASELLAKLGCEVHIAENGLRAVEMVTSRTYDLVLMDCHMPEMDGFAATQAIRAQEGDRHQPIIALTANAMQGDRERCLAAGMDDYLTKPIELSLLAQKMARWLRPAKAAASASAPVEPATFAPVLSSCVNLESALKRMGGNQKLLRKLAGSFCDAFPASRDRLLSAISRRDAKETGIVAHTLRGTTSMFSADKAVALLAALENSAASANWEQIDAAAPEFEQEMRAVIDALRQIGASAPVT
- a CDS encoding hybrid sensor histidine kinase/response regulator, producing the protein MHTLPPPSLPASDPQHVLIIDDDPLMREYMAFNLSADGYTVFEASSAREGLDMCQRLSVDVIISDIVMEGADGYEILDALRAKTATATIPLILITASGGQKDVRKAMSRGADDFLHKPFSVDELRSAVQAQLRKRAELKNQAERALLELRASISLAFPHELNTPLNGIIGCAEIIKIDAHEANPAGLIEMADNIIVSAQRLQRLTDRFLAFASTELIALNAAELAKARALRTSGPAELIATIAARIAADYKRAADLTVEKAPGTLAISTDFVSRIAGEIIDNAFKFSKPGTHVRVLMECNPVGYSIRIVDQGRGMSPEQIARIGSYSQFDRKKYAHEGLGLGLVTAQRIADLHGGYLQVESCAGGGCTVTIQLPLVPEPASIVTASR
- a CDS encoding flagellar motor protein MotB → MAGKGGAWKVAYADFVTAMMALFMVLWICSQDKEVLIATSEYFQNPFNSPMKASSGVMPFDSKASKSNASGEGKDDSSNAVNLQFLNSIAKDFFRMMQLDEDLADKPIDIQVTSDGLRVNLFDRARQPIFQKNTAEFTEWGRFVMQSLAWMIDRNRFHVVIEGHTRPGLDLPKPEYTPWELSADRANASRRALTHYAVDDEQIDRVTGYAATRPLPDQPKDSEAQQRVTLSLTVGRTKEKDTEKPAKPGTATPKPATPAAAPRAPATTTIGSARTPAPTPGLAGSH
- a CDS encoding motility-associated protein; this encodes MLIIIGALIVLGSTLGGFMIAGGNPVVLLHVSEFVVILGVGIGVVVIASPAHIIKEIVHKTKHAMFGKAADKKEYFDLLKMLYEIFMVGRRNGLIALEEHVTNPKGSSIFAKYPNITGNHERMQFLLNGMKPVIDGKIKPDQLEDLMLTELDAKSAEADHPVHTLQMVADSMPAIGIVAAVLGIINTMSAIAEGPEAVGEKVAAALTGTLLGIFVSYGFIAPLAARIHTMNQGDTQYLRCILSAVAGFAKGLAPLTAVEVARRSLDSTVQPSSDELETTLKSMPAPGK
- a CDS encoding FliA/WhiG family RNA polymerase sigma factor — protein: MKNASSAALAHAPETTQSSPATAWRVYQGAQSEKIDEKELIVRYLPLVRNVVDRIKLNLPPHVDVDDLYSVGVTGLIAAVRKYDPEQGHTFAGYATTRIRGAILDELRRLDWCPRRARAKAKKLKESINELEQKLGRAASEEEVRKHLGLTPKEYAKWMEEAKPVCFIAIDQTADNEDSDGASLHELIADEADVSVRDRMEKEELMKLMADRISELPEIPKKILGMYYFENMRLAEIAAVFDLTESRICQIHAQTVLSLRAYINRMRSR
- a CDS encoding NADP-dependent oxidoreductase translates to MKALTFTRYAKANNLAFADLPRPSLKPDEMLVEVHAAGLNPVDTMIPKGPFKPFLRFQLPATLGSDVAGVVVEVGSRVTRFKKGDAVFASVFDLGTGTLADFAVVPESAAALKPANLDFVQAASVPMVGLTTWQALKERARLKRGQKVFIPAGSGGIGTFAIQLAKHLGAKVGTTVSAGSVELVRSLGADEVVDYKKQQFEDVLQGYDAVLGTVRGDALMKSLRILKPNSSIVSLIGPPDVAIARARGMNFFMKFVFGLLSGKIIRAGRKTGTAYSFLFVHPDGGQLAEIGELIKTGKIRPVIDKVFPFAEAKEALAYLEKGRAKGKVVVRMK